In Hoplias malabaricus isolate fHopMal1 chromosome 6, fHopMal1.hap1, whole genome shotgun sequence, a single window of DNA contains:
- the zgc:91910 gene encoding zinc finger protein 706-like, whose translation MARGQQKIQSQQKNAKKAAEKKKAQGADQKTAAKAALVHTCPVCRTQMPDPKTFKQHFESKHPKSPMPPELVDVQA comes from the exons ATGGCTCGTGGGCAGCAGAAGATTCAGTCCCAGCAGAAGAACGCCAAAAAGGCAGCAGAGAAGAAAAAGGCCCAGGGAGCAGATCAGAAGACTGCTGCCAAAGCTGCTCTTGTCCACACATGCCCTGTTTGCAGG ACACAGATGCCAGACCCAAAGACATTTAAACAGCATTTTGAAAGCAAACATCCCAAGTCTCCAATGCCCCCTGAGCTGGTGGATGTGCAGGCATAA